ATCCGCCGTTCGACCTTGCGGCGATCGCGCTCGATCATCTCCCGCTCGGCAAGCCGGAAGAGGTAGCCGACGTGATCGACGTCCTCGGTTGCGCAGAGTCGGGCCAGCTTTTGGTGCTCGCGCTGGAAGGTCGGCAGCTTGAGGGTCTTGAGATAGTGGGCGAGCAGGATGTCAGGTGCTTCGGTGCTCATGCCGCCTCTCCCGCATCAGACGACAGGAGGCGCATATACGCCTTCGCCGAGGTCTTCTCGACCGTCGCCCTCGGAAGGTACGGATAGATCGACAGGTCCAATCGCGGCGGTCGGCGTTCTACGCGGCACAGGATCAGATGCTTGACCGCATCGAAGCCGATCGCGCCGAGCTGAAGGGCCTGCCTTACCGCCGCATGCAGGTCGGCAAGCTCGAAGCTTTCCAGCAGACGGAGAACCTGGACGTATTCCCGCCGGCCATGCTTTGCCATGCGGCCTTCCATCAAACGGCGCAGCGTGGCGAACTCGTCCGGCAGATCCCAGCCCTGCAATGGAGCTGCCTGATCCAGCGCATTGATCTTCTGCTCGATCAGCGGCAGGTAATGGACGGGGTCGAAGACGATGTCTTCCCGTTCCCAGCTCCGGGGATGGCGGGCGATGATCTCACCACGGCAACCGATCACCACCTGATCGACATAGCCCCGGACCCAGACGTCTTGATGACCGTAGGCAACCGGCACGGAATAGTCGTTCGTTTTGTAGCGCACCAGCGATTGGGCTGTCACAACAGCGCTGGTCTGGTCGCAGGCATCAAACGGCGACGCCGGCAAGGGACGCATGGCGGCAAGATCGCGCTGCAGCCGTTCGCCGATCGTCTCGTTCTCGCCGCGTAGCTTATCGCGCTGGCGCTTTCGGCACTGCTCCTCCAGAAAATCGTTGAACGCATCCCATGTCGCAAACTGCGGGATCGGCACCATAAAGTTGCGCCGGGCATATCCGACAAGACCCTCCACATTCCCCTTGTCATTACCCTTTCCCGGACGGCCATAGCGATCGCGGATCAGGTAGTGGGACAAAAAACCGCTGAACAGCGCTGCCCGCTTGCGCGTGCCGTCGGGCAGGATCTTCGCCACAAGGCAACGGTCGTTGTCGTATACGATCGACTGCGGCACGCCTCCGAAGAAGGCAAACGCATGGATGTGGCCGTCGACCCAGGCCTCGGCCACCGCCGCCGGATAGGCCCGCACGTAGCAGCCGTCGCTATGCGGAAGATCGAGCACGAAGAAGCGCGCCTTCTGCTCGACGCCGCCGATCACCACAGTCGCCTCGCCAAAGTCGGCCTGCGCATGGCCGGGAGGATGCGACAGCGGCACGAACACCTCCCGGCGGCGCTGATCCCGCTCGCGCATGTAGTCCTTGATGATCGTGTAGCCGCCGGTGAACCCGCATTCGTCGCGCAGCCGGTCGAACACCCGCTTGGCAGTATGCCGCTGCTTGCGCGGCACCTTCATATCCTCGTCGAGCCAATGCTCGATCGTCGAAACGAACGCATCCAGCTTCGGCCGCCGGATCGGTGATCGCCGCTGATAGCCGGGCGGTATCGAATACGACACCATCTTGGCGACGCTGTCGCGAGATATGTTGAAATGCTTTGCTGCCTGGCGCTGCGTCATCCCTTCGGAGACAGCCAGGCGAACCTTCAGATATAGTTCCACGGTGTAGATCCCCTGTCCCTCCTGCCGTCATTGCAGAAAGGAAATAGGTGGCCGGATTTTACTCCGCCCGCGGCTGGTTTATTCCGCCGCTACCGTGGCCGACTTTTGCACCGCCGCTCTCATTGGGCTGCACCTCGCGAAGGACGGCGTAGCCTTTGAACTCGGTATCCGTGATTGCAAAGCGAAGCGTCCGCTTGACGCCCTGATCGTCTGTGAACGGGACGCTCAGCGACTCCAGACCCGGCGGTAACGCATATTCGCCAGCAGGCAGAATCGCGAAGCCGGACGGCATGATCGTCACGGCATTGCGAGTGTTCCACAGTCGGGCGGTAAAGCGGAGCGGCATGGTCCCGCCCTGTTCCTTGCTCCCCATGAATGAATGCTCCACCAGCTTGGCGGAGCCGGTGCATTCGACCTCTTGATAGGACGGCGCGGCCAGCACGGGGGCTGCAATCGCAGCAACCGCCAGCGCAGCGGCTCCCGTGACGGATTTCAAAGCGGACAGAGAACGCATTCTTACCTCCATTCCATGGGCAGGATTGCCCATGGTGGAAGTTTCAGTCCTCACAGCCTGGAACGTGGGAGAAAGGTGCGCTTCTCAGCTATTTGGGTTCATTTCCAACGGACAATCC
The sequence above is drawn from the Rhizorhabdus dicambivorans genome and encodes:
- the istA gene encoding IS21 family transposase; protein product: MELYLKVRLAVSEGMTQRQAAKHFNISRDSVAKMVSYSIPPGYQRRSPIRRPKLDAFVSTIEHWLDEDMKVPRKQRHTAKRVFDRLRDECGFTGGYTIIKDYMRERDQRRREVFVPLSHPPGHAQADFGEATVVIGGVEQKARFFVLDLPHSDGCYVRAYPAAVAEAWVDGHIHAFAFFGGVPQSIVYDNDRCLVAKILPDGTRKRAALFSGFLSHYLIRDRYGRPGKGNDKGNVEGLVGYARRNFMVPIPQFATWDAFNDFLEEQCRKRQRDKLRGENETIGERLQRDLAAMRPLPASPFDACDQTSAVVTAQSLVRYKTNDYSVPVAYGHQDVWVRGYVDQVVIGCRGEIIARHPRSWEREDIVFDPVHYLPLIEQKINALDQAAPLQGWDLPDEFATLRRLMEGRMAKHGRREYVQVLRLLESFELADLHAAVRQALQLGAIGFDAVKHLILCRVERRPPRLDLSIYPYLPRATVEKTSAKAYMRLLSSDAGEAA